The Eubacteriaceae bacterium Marseille-Q4139 genome has a window encoding:
- a CDS encoding TIGR00266 family protein, which translates to MKYRIIGNTMPAVEVEFDFAGESIYTQSGGMTWMSDGIDMSTNARGGIMKGLGRMFAGESMFMATYKARQAGARIAFASTSAGTIYPLDVSATGGMICQKGAFLCAQESVELNVTFSKKFSAGLFGGEGFILEDISGQGLAFLEIDGDMIERQLEPGEVLKVDTGNVVAFDRNVKYEIETVKGLGNIFFGGEGLFLTKLTGPGRVILQTQNIAEFAGRIAQFIPSKGN; encoded by the coding sequence ATGAAATATAGAATTATTGGAAATACCATGCCAGCAGTCGAAGTGGAATTTGACTTTGCAGGAGAAAGCATTTACACCCAGTCCGGCGGCATGACCTGGATGTCTGATGGAATCGACATGTCCACAAACGCCCGCGGCGGCATCATGAAGGGCCTTGGACGGATGTTTGCCGGAGAATCCATGTTCATGGCCACCTACAAGGCCAGACAGGCCGGCGCAAGAATCGCTTTCGCTTCCACTTCCGCCGGAACCATTTATCCGCTGGACGTGAGCGCCACCGGCGGCATGATCTGCCAGAAAGGCGCCTTCCTCTGCGCCCAGGAATCCGTAGAACTCAACGTCACTTTCTCAAAGAAATTCTCTGCCGGTCTCTTCGGCGGTGAAGGCTTCATCCTTGAGGACATCAGCGGACAGGGACTTGCTTTCCTGGAAATTGACGGCGACATGATCGAGCGCCAGCTTGAACCGGGAGAAGTCTTAAAAGTCGATACCGGAAATGTGGTTGCCTTTGACCGCAATGTGAAATATGAAATTGAAACGGTAAAAGGCCTCGGGAATATCTTCTTCGGCGGCGAAGGCCTCTTCCTCACCAAACTCACCGGCCCTGGACGCGTGATTCTCCAGACCCAGAATATTGCAGAGTTTGCAGGCCGCATTGCACAGTTTATTCCCAGCAAGGGAAATTAA
- a CDS encoding LysR family transcriptional regulator gives MFQYMNYVCEVYKTGSFSKAAKNLYLTQPALSIAIKKEEQELGQPLFERSTSHIALTEAGKAYIESAEKIKNIETSLRLYCNDLSELKTGSVRVGASNFFLSQIVLSVISEFSRKYPGIDLEIREAPSLELKEKIRKEELDIIIDPMIQEDSMFQSHVLFEEHFLLAVPEKIAAGSGAEAYALSRSQILDGFHLLPGCPKVPLFLFADKPFILLRPETVTYGHAMEICESYGFTPKVRFFLDQLITSYHFVGKGLGIAFVSDCLVKLTPPEPGVLFFQLDSPLAKREVAAVHKKNRYLSSASAAFIETAKKMIENHQIFT, from the coding sequence ATGTTCCAGTACATGAACTATGTCTGCGAAGTGTATAAGACCGGCAGCTTCTCAAAAGCCGCTAAAAACCTCTATCTGACACAGCCGGCGCTCAGCATCGCCATCAAAAAAGAAGAGCAGGAATTGGGACAGCCGTTATTCGAGCGAAGCACCTCCCATATCGCCCTGACGGAGGCGGGAAAGGCCTATATTGAAAGCGCAGAAAAAATCAAAAATATCGAAACCAGCCTGCGCCTTTACTGCAATGACCTCTCCGAGCTGAAAACAGGCTCCGTCCGCGTCGGTGCATCCAACTTTTTTCTTTCTCAGATTGTATTATCCGTAATTTCCGAATTTTCCAGAAAATATCCCGGTATTGATCTGGAAATCCGCGAAGCCCCTTCTCTGGAGCTGAAGGAAAAAATACGAAAGGAAGAACTGGATATCATCATCGACCCAATGATCCAGGAAGACAGCATGTTCCAAAGCCATGTGCTGTTTGAGGAACACTTTCTCTTAGCCGTTCCCGAAAAAATAGCCGCAGGCTCCGGCGCCGAAGCTTATGCACTGTCCCGCAGTCAGATTCTGGACGGTTTCCACCTTCTGCCCGGCTGTCCGAAGGTACCGCTCTTCCTCTTTGCCGACAAGCCCTTTATCCTTCTGCGGCCGGAGACCGTCACCTATGGGCATGCCATGGAAATCTGCGAATCCTACGGCTTCACGCCAAAGGTACGCTTTTTCCTCGACCAGCTCATCACCTCGTACCATTTCGTCGGAAAAGGCCTGGGCATCGCCTTCGTCTCTGACTGCCTTGTAAAGCTGACGCCGCCGGAGCCAGGCGTCCTCTTTTTTCAGCTTGACTCCCCTCTGGCAAAAAGAGAAGTAGCAGCCGTCCACAAGAAAAACCGCTATCTTTCCAGCGCATCGGCCGCCTTCATAGAAACTGCGAAAAAAATGATAGAAAACCATCAAATCTTCACATAA
- a CDS encoding sulfite exporter TauE/SafE family protein: MSYTTILLIICPIFFISGIIDSIGGGGGLIALPTYLMIGLPIRTAYGCNKLQAGLGNLVSAIKYFRSNMVDLKIALISAITAMTGAYFGTKIIFLLPEATIQKVITVALPAIALVMVLRKSSTRDTIMKSEISKKTIVQALIVGVIMGFYNSLFGPGVGTVAIIAFTMIMHYDSRVASGNGKVLIVLTNAVALVSYVKTGNVAYEIAIPAALSAILGNLVGVNLAIKKGDKIIKPVMLVIVILTVVKFALENNLWA, encoded by the coding sequence ATGAGTTATACGACGATTTTGCTGATTATATGCCCGATCTTTTTTATTTCCGGAATCATTGATTCCATCGGAGGCGGAGGCGGCCTGATTGCGCTTCCTACTTATTTGATGATCGGCCTTCCGATCCGGACGGCTTATGGGTGCAACAAGCTTCAGGCGGGGCTTGGAAACCTGGTGTCGGCGATAAAATATTTCCGCAGCAATATGGTAGATTTGAAGATTGCGCTGATTTCGGCCATTACGGCTATGACAGGCGCTTATTTCGGGACGAAAATCATTTTCCTGCTCCCGGAGGCGACGATTCAGAAGGTTATTACCGTTGCGCTGCCGGCCATCGCCCTTGTGATGGTGCTTCGGAAGTCCAGCACCAGGGACACGATCATGAAGAGCGAGATTTCTAAGAAAACCATTGTCCAGGCTTTGATTGTCGGCGTCATCATGGGCTTTTACAACAGCCTGTTCGGGCCGGGAGTCGGGACGGTTGCAATCATCGCATTCACGATGATTATGCATTATGATTCCAGGGTCGCTTCGGGAAACGGCAAGGTGTTAATTGTGCTGACGAATGCGGTAGCCCTTGTCAGTTATGTGAAAACGGGAAATGTGGCGTATGAGATTGCAATTCCGGCCGCATTGTCAGCGATTCTTGGAAACCTTGTGGGCGTGAACCTGGCGATTAAGAAAGGGGATAAGATCATTAAGCCAGTGATGCTGGTGATTGTGATCCTCACAGTTGTTAAGTTTGCATTGGAGAATAATCTCTGGGCATAA
- a CDS encoding PLP-dependent transferase: protein MKEKDLLTRLSEYSQSDFYPFHMPGHKRNGFFTRDGGFPDPYSIDITEIDGFDNLHHPEGILKESMEWAAGVYGADRTYYLVNGSTCGILSAICGTVPSGGTLLMARNCHKSAYNGLILNRLTPEYVYPETVGRYGILGSVSPEAVARCLEKDENHEIRAVFLVSPTYEGVVSDIKRIAEVVHEHGIPLIVDEAHGAHLPFAKEGDGFPASALDSGADLVIQSLHKTLPSFTQTAVLHVQGKLADRERVEQYLGMFQSSSPSYLFMAGIERCLRFMDRQGREEMSAYGKRMEQFFLSLSGLEVLEVMNRSVIGERGVFDWDCSKIVVFSGKAEGLSGEKLGRILRENYHLEMEMCAPEYVVAMTSLLDTKEGLLRLKEALLEIDKGLSGKKKGKGSRIGSGNMTETAEMCMIPAKALELPGRRVSTAESAGCISKEFVYLYPPGIPILVPGERISKEAVSRILEYQTEGLSVQGTSDPSVSTILAVAGGEGVC from the coding sequence ATGAAAGAAAAAGATTTGCTTACACGGCTTTCGGAATACAGCCAGTCGGATTTTTATCCGTTTCACATGCCGGGACATAAGAGAAACGGCTTTTTTACCAGAGACGGCGGCTTTCCGGATCCGTATTCCATTGATATTACGGAAATCGACGGGTTCGACAACCTTCACCACCCGGAAGGGATTTTAAAGGAATCTATGGAGTGGGCAGCCGGCGTTTACGGCGCAGATCGGACGTACTATCTCGTGAACGGCAGTACCTGCGGAATTTTAAGCGCCATCTGCGGCACGGTTCCGTCGGGAGGAACGCTCCTGATGGCGAGAAATTGTCACAAATCTGCATACAATGGGCTCATATTAAACCGGCTGACTCCAGAATACGTGTACCCGGAAACGGTCGGGCGGTATGGGATTTTGGGGAGTGTTTCCCCGGAGGCTGTGGCGCGCTGTTTAGAAAAGGATGAAAACCATGAGATCCGCGCGGTATTTCTCGTGTCTCCGACGTATGAAGGCGTTGTTTCTGATATAAAACGGATTGCTGAGGTTGTCCATGAGCATGGAATCCCGCTGATTGTGGATGAGGCGCACGGGGCCCATCTCCCGTTTGCGAAAGAGGGGGATGGGTTTCCGGCTTCGGCCCTCGATAGCGGGGCAGATCTTGTGATACAAAGTTTACATAAAACACTGCCGTCTTTTACCCAGACGGCTGTTCTCCATGTGCAGGGGAAGCTTGCAGACAGGGAGCGGGTGGAGCAGTACCTTGGAATGTTCCAGAGCTCCAGCCCGTCGTATCTTTTTATGGCGGGGATTGAGCGGTGCCTCCGTTTCATGGACAGGCAGGGGCGGGAGGAGATGTCCGCCTACGGGAAGCGGATGGAGCAGTTTTTTTTATCGCTCTCGGGACTTGAGGTTTTGGAGGTCATGAACCGCTCGGTCATAGGAGAGAGGGGCGTTTTTGACTGGGACTGCTCGAAAATCGTGGTGTTTTCCGGGAAGGCAGAGGGGCTTTCCGGGGAGAAGCTTGGGCGGATTCTCAGGGAAAACTATCATCTGGAAATGGAAATGTGCGCGCCGGAGTATGTGGTGGCGATGACGTCGCTTCTCGATACGAAAGAAGGGCTTTTAAGGCTTAAGGAGGCGCTTCTTGAGATCGATAAGGGACTTTCCGGGAAGAAAAAGGGAAAAGGCAGCAGGATTGGCAGCGGGAACATGACGGAGACGGCCGAAATGTGCATGATACCGGCAAAAGCTCTGGAGCTTCCCGGAAGGCGCGTTTCGACGGCGGAATCGGCCGGCTGTATTTCAAAGGAATTTGTCTACCTGTACCCGCCGGGGATCCCGATTCTCGTTCCCGGGGAGCGGATTTCCAAAGAAGCCGTTTCGCGTATTCTGGAGTACCAGACAGAGGGGCTTTCCGTGCAGGGTACGTCCGATCCGTCTGTTTCCACGATTTTGGCAGTTGCGGGCGGCGAAGGGGTATGCTAG
- a CDS encoding guanylate kinase, whose translation MGRIFYLMGKSATGKDTVYKELLHAKPELKTVVPYTTRPIRAGEENGVEYFFVGQPELESMKAAGKVIELRTYQTVMGPWSYFTADDGQFDLEDERPFLMIGTLESYEKMVEYFGSEAMVPLYIEVPDGIRLRRAVDREEKQQKPNFREVCRRYLADEDDFSEEKLSRLGIQKRFLNLELETCLRELLLEIERR comes from the coding sequence ATGGGCAGAATTTTTTATTTGATGGGAAAAAGTGCCACGGGTAAGGACACCGTGTATAAGGAGCTCCTTCATGCAAAACCGGAGCTTAAGACCGTCGTCCCTTATACGACGAGGCCGATCCGTGCCGGTGAGGAAAACGGCGTCGAATATTTTTTTGTGGGGCAGCCGGAGTTGGAGTCCATGAAGGCGGCCGGGAAGGTCATCGAGCTTCGCACGTACCAGACGGTCATGGGGCCGTGGAGCTATTTTACGGCCGATGACGGCCAGTTTGATTTGGAAGACGAGCGGCCGTTTTTGATGATCGGGACGCTGGAATCCTATGAAAAGATGGTGGAATATTTCGGAAGTGAAGCCATGGTGCCGCTTTACATTGAGGTTCCGGACGGCATACGCTTAAGGCGCGCCGTCGACCGGGAGGAAAAACAGCAGAAGCCGAATTTCAGAGAGGTCTGCCGCAGGTACCTGGCGGACGAAGACGATTTTTCCGAGGAAAAGCTTTCGCGTCTGGGAATTCAAAAGCGGTTTTTGAACCTGGAACTGGAGACTTGCCTGCGAGAGCTTCTCCTGGAGATCGAACGCAGATAA
- the holB gene encoding DNA polymerase III subunit delta' has product MTGFKDILGNDMVKEHFKKAIEAHKVSHAYILTGEAGMGRKSIANAFAMTLLCEKGKSEPCMVCHSCKQVLAGSHPDLIYVTHAKPASIGVDDIREQINDTIMIRPYSSYYKIYIVDEAEKMTVQAQNALLKTIEEPPSYAVIILITTNQEAFLPTILSRCVQLKLKPLKDFTVKSYLTDHLGVAERDAELCAAFARGNLGKAIYLASSEEFQLMYQKVMNLVKNVGQMDISMLLECIMEMKNENYDIGEVLDLMQLWYRDVLMYKVTKDMNLLIFKDEYKLINEMGQKVGYAGLEEILGAIDKAKARLEANVNMELVMELLLLTMKNPS; this is encoded by the coding sequence GTGACGGGATTTAAGGATATTCTCGGAAACGATATGGTGAAGGAACATTTTAAAAAGGCCATTGAGGCCCACAAGGTTTCTCATGCCTATATTCTGACCGGCGAGGCCGGAATGGGGCGGAAGTCCATCGCCAATGCCTTTGCCATGACGCTTCTCTGTGAAAAGGGAAAGAGCGAGCCATGCATGGTGTGCCATTCCTGCAAGCAGGTTCTGGCTGGGAGCCATCCTGACCTGATTTATGTAACCCACGCGAAGCCGGCCAGCATCGGCGTCGACGACATCCGGGAGCAGATCAATGACACGATCATGATCCGCCCTTACAGCAGCTATTACAAGATTTATATTGTGGATGAAGCGGAAAAAATGACGGTGCAGGCGCAGAATGCCCTGTTAAAGACCATCGAGGAGCCGCCGTCCTATGCCGTTATCATCCTGATTACCACCAACCAGGAGGCATTCCTTCCGACGATCCTTTCCAGGTGTGTCCAGCTTAAATTAAAGCCGTTAAAGGATTTTACGGTGAAAAGCTATCTGACCGACCACCTCGGCGTGGCGGAGAGGGATGCGGAGCTCTGTGCGGCCTTTGCGAGAGGGAATCTTGGAAAAGCCATCTATCTGGCTTCCTCCGAGGAGTTCCAGCTCATGTACCAGAAGGTCATGAATCTGGTAAAGAACGTGGGACAGATGGATATTTCCATGCTGCTTGAATGCATCATGGAGATGAAAAATGAAAATTATGATATCGGCGAGGTTCTCGACCTGATGCAGCTCTGGTACCGGGATGTCCTGATGTACAAGGTGACAAAGGACATGAATCTCCTGATATTTAAAGATGAATATAAACTTATTAACGAGATGGGGCAGAAGGTTGGCTATGCCGGGCTGGAGGAGATTCTCGGCGCCATTGACAAGGCGAAGGCGCGGTTAGAGGCCAATGTGAACATGGAGCTGGTGATGGAGCTTCTGCTTCTCACCATGAAGAACCCCTCATAA
- a CDS encoding stage 0 sporulation family protein: protein MTKVIGVRFRKAGKVYYFSPGDQIIKNGQHVIVETARGVEYGYVVLGTHEVDDKKVVQPLKPVIRMATDEDEAIEQKNKEKEKEAFKICQEKIRKHELEMKLIDAEYTFDNNKVLFYFTADGRIDFRELVKDLASVFKTRIELRQIGVRDETKIVGGIGICGRPLCCTSYLSEFIPVSIKMAKEQNLSLNPTKISGVCGRLMCCLKYEEETYEELNGRLPNIGDYVTTDDGLKGEVHSVSILRQLVKVVVTVNGDEKEIREYKVGQLKFRPKRRKEKAGVNDAELKHLEALEKKEGKSKLNDD, encoded by the coding sequence ATGACGAAAGTAATCGGTGTCCGTTTCCGCAAGGCGGGAAAGGTCTATTATTTCAGCCCGGGCGACCAGATCATCAAAAACGGGCAGCATGTGATTGTTGAGACGGCCAGGGGCGTCGAGTACGGCTATGTGGTACTCGGTACCCATGAGGTCGATGATAAGAAGGTGGTTCAGCCTTTAAAGCCGGTAATCCGCATGGCTACCGACGAGGACGAGGCCATCGAACAGAAAAACAAGGAGAAAGAAAAGGAAGCGTTTAAGATCTGCCAGGAGAAAATCCGGAAGCATGAGCTGGAGATGAAGCTAATCGACGCGGAATACACCTTCGACAACAATAAGGTTCTGTTTTATTTTACGGCGGACGGGAGAATTGACTTCCGCGAGCTGGTAAAGGATCTGGCCTCCGTGTTTAAGACGAGGATTGAGCTTCGCCAGATCGGCGTAAGGGACGAGACGAAGATTGTCGGCGGCATCGGCATCTGCGGACGGCCGCTCTGCTGTACGTCCTATCTTTCCGAGTTTATCCCGGTTTCCATTAAGATGGCGAAGGAACAGAATCTTTCTTTAAATCCGACGAAGATTTCCGGCGTCTGCGGGCGTCTCATGTGCTGTCTCAAGTACGAAGAGGAGACGTATGAGGAGTTAAACGGCCGCCTTCCCAACATCGGGGATTATGTGACGACGGACGACGGCTTAAAGGGCGAGGTGCACAGCGTCAGCATTTTAAGACAGCTTGTGAAGGTTGTCGTGACCGTAAACGGGGACGAAAAGGAGATCCGGGAGTACAAGGTGGGCCAGCTTAAGTTCCGGCCAAAGCGCAGGAAGGAAAAAGCGGGCGTCAACGACGCCGAGTTAAAGCATCTGGAGGCTCTGGAGAAAAAGGAAGGGAAATCGAAGCTCAATGACGATTGA
- a CDS encoding tRNA1(Val) (adenine(37)-N6)-methyltransferase produces the protein MTIDLKENERIDDLQRNHLRIIQKTDGFCFGMDAVLLSGFAAVKPGERVLDLGTGTGIIPILLSAKTEGEHFTGLEIQEEIAGMAKRSVSMNGLEKKIEIVNGDIKEASRIFGAASFDVVTTNPPYMNDAHGLKNPTEVKAISRHEVLCTLEDVVREGAKVLKHGGRMYMVHRPHRLIEILNTMTKYRLEPKRMKLVHPFRDKEANMVLIEAVRGGGAWMKVEPPVIVYKEPGVYSEEIYDIYGY, from the coding sequence ATGACGATTGATCTGAAGGAAAATGAGCGGATCGACGATTTGCAGCGGAACCATCTGCGGATTATCCAGAAGACTGACGGGTTCTGCTTCGGCATGGACGCCGTGCTGCTTTCCGGGTTTGCTGCGGTGAAGCCGGGGGAACGCGTCTTGGATCTCGGAACCGGCACGGGGATTATCCCGATTCTTCTCTCTGCAAAGACGGAGGGGGAACATTTTACCGGCCTGGAAATCCAGGAGGAGATCGCCGGGATGGCGAAAAGAAGCGTTTCCATGAACGGCCTGGAGAAAAAAATTGAGATTGTAAACGGTGATATTAAGGAAGCCAGCCGGATTTTCGGAGCGGCTTCCTTTGATGTCGTTACGACGAATCCGCCGTATATGAACGATGCCCACGGACTGAAAAACCCGACGGAGGTCAAGGCCATCTCCCGCCACGAGGTGCTCTGCACCCTGGAGGACGTGGTGCGGGAGGGCGCAAAGGTCTTAAAGCACGGCGGGCGTATGTATATGGTGCACCGGCCCCACCGGCTCATCGAGATTCTTAACACCATGACGAAGTACCGGCTGGAGCCGAAGCGCATGAAGCTTGTCCATCCGTTCCGGGATAAGGAGGCCAATATGGTGCTCATCGAGGCCGTCCGCGGGGGCGGCGCCTGGATGAAGGTGGAGCCGCCGGTGATTGTGTATAAAGAGCCCGGTGTGTACAGTGAAGAGATTTACGATATTTACGGGTATTAG
- the rsmI gene encoding 16S rRNA (cytidine(1402)-2'-O)-methyltransferase, with amino-acid sequence MQGKLYLCATPIGNLEDITLRVLNTLREVDLIAAEDTRHSIKLLNHFEIKTPMTSYHEFNKVEKARYLVEKMKEGLNVALVTDAGTPGISDPGEELVRQCYEAGIELTSLPGPAACITALTMSGMATRRFVFEAFLPADKREKAEVLEELKGETRTIILYEAPHRLIRTLGELLEALGDRRISICRELTKKHETVFRTTFSEALSFYENEEPRGECVLVIEGKSREEIKKEKEQAWESMSIEEHMEQYLSRGTDRKEAMKLVAKDRGISKRDVYQYLMRD; translated from the coding sequence ATGCAGGGAAAGCTGTATTTGTGTGCGACCCCCATTGGGAATCTTGAGGATATTACGCTTCGCGTTTTGAATACGCTCCGGGAAGTGGATCTGATTGCGGCCGAGGACACCAGGCACAGCATCAAGCTTTTAAACCACTTTGAGATCAAGACGCCCATGACGAGCTACCATGAGTTCAACAAGGTGGAAAAAGCCAGGTATCTTGTGGAAAAGATGAAGGAAGGGCTCAATGTGGCGCTTGTGACAGACGCCGGGACGCCTGGGATTTCTGATCCCGGCGAGGAGCTTGTCCGCCAGTGCTATGAGGCGGGGATCGAGCTGACGTCCCTTCCGGGGCCGGCGGCCTGCATCACGGCCCTTACCATGTCGGGCATGGCGACAAGGCGGTTCGTGTTTGAGGCGTTTCTTCCGGCGGATAAGAGAGAGAAGGCAGAGGTTTTGGAGGAGTTAAAAGGCGAGACGCGGACGATCATTCTCTATGAGGCGCCCCACCGGCTGATCCGGACGCTGGGAGAGCTTCTTGAGGCCCTTGGAGACCGGCGGATCTCCATCTGCCGGGAGCTTACGAAAAAGCATGAAACCGTGTTCCGGACGACGTTTTCGGAGGCCCTTTCTTTCTACGAAAACGAGGAACCGCGGGGCGAGTGCGTGCTCGTCATCGAGGGGAAGAGCCGGGAGGAGATTAAGAAGGAGAAAGAGCAGGCCTGGGAGTCCATGTCCATCGAGGAACATATGGAGCAGTACCTCTCCCGCGGAACCGACCGCAAGGAGGCCATGAAGCTCGTGGCGAAGGACCGCGGGATCAGCAAACGTGACGTTTATCAGTATCTGATGAGGGATTAA
- a CDS encoding phospholipase D family protein, producing MKTEHKKKKWAAGILAVFGAAFLYLMGAAAPFLHYEEISEETKETFQTAEFYSEETGPDRAMIMETNKSAWEERMRLFSQAEDRIIMSTFDMRDGESTRDVLAVLYEKAEQGVDIKILVDGISGVIRMEGNELFYALSGHPNVEIKLYNRLNPFAPWKTQGRMHDKYIIADDLAYILGGRNQFDYFIGEYPTKNRSYDREILIYNTGAGSGSRESSLFQVEAYFEDMWSREECTYFHEDAGLLEKEKVKAEILALEERYERLTAENPELFEKSQDYAARTKATNKVTLINNPTHIYGKEPVVFYKLMELAKEADSRVIFQTPYIVCNSYMLKELTELSEAVPDSRILINSVENGDNFMASSDYLYRKGEIVETGIPIYEYDGGLSNHGKSMVIDDDLAVIGSYNMDLRSTYVDTELMLAVHSEAIAGELSGYMAAMEADSRRVIGKTEYETPKHLTVEPVPWWKMAAMRVVGLLMQGVRGLV from the coding sequence ATGAAGACAGAACACAAGAAGAAAAAATGGGCGGCTGGGATCCTGGCCGTGTTTGGCGCGGCGTTTCTTTACCTGATGGGAGCGGCTGCGCCGTTTCTGCATTATGAAGAGATTTCGGAGGAAACGAAAGAGACGTTTCAGACAGCGGAGTTTTACTCGGAGGAAACAGGGCCTGACAGGGCCATGATTATGGAGACCAACAAAAGCGCATGGGAGGAGCGGATGCGGCTCTTTTCCCAGGCCGAGGACAGGATTATTATGTCAACCTTTGATATGAGGGACGGAGAGAGCACCAGGGACGTGCTGGCTGTCCTCTATGAAAAGGCAGAACAGGGTGTCGACATAAAAATTCTCGTGGACGGCATCAGCGGCGTCATCCGCATGGAAGGGAACGAGCTGTTTTACGCCCTTTCCGGCCATCCAAATGTGGAGATTAAGCTGTATAACAGGCTGAACCCGTTTGCGCCATGGAAGACCCAGGGGCGGATGCATGACAAGTATATCATCGCCGACGACCTGGCGTATATTCTTGGAGGGCGGAACCAGTTCGACTATTTTATCGGGGAGTATCCGACAAAGAACAGGAGCTATGACAGGGAGATCCTGATTTATAATACCGGGGCCGGAAGCGGCAGCAGGGAGAGCTCGCTTTTCCAGGTGGAGGCGTATTTTGAGGACATGTGGAGCCGGGAGGAATGCACGTATTTCCATGAGGACGCGGGGCTTCTTGAAAAGGAAAAGGTAAAGGCGGAGATTTTAGCCTTAGAGGAGCGGTATGAGCGGCTTACGGCGGAAAATCCGGAGCTTTTTGAAAAATCCCAGGACTACGCGGCGAGGACGAAGGCCACCAACAAGGTGACGCTCATAAATAACCCGACCCACATCTACGGAAAAGAGCCGGTCGTGTTCTATAAGCTGATGGAGCTTGCAAAGGAGGCAGATTCCCGCGTGATTTTCCAGACTCCGTATATTGTATGCAATTCTTATATGCTTAAGGAGCTCACAGAGCTTTCCGAGGCAGTGCCGGACAGCCGGATTTTAATCAATTCCGTGGAAAACGGGGATAACTTTATGGCTTCCAGCGATTATCTGTACCGGAAAGGGGAGATTGTGGAGACAGGGATCCCCATTTATGAGTATGACGGCGGGCTTTCCAACCACGGGAAGTCCATGGTGATTGACGATGATCTGGCGGTCATCGGGTCGTACAATATGGATCTTCGCAGCACGTATGTGGATACGGAGCTGATGCTTGCGGTTCACAGCGAGGCCATTGCCGGTGAACTTTCCGGATACATGGCGGCCATGGAAGCTGACAGCCGGCGCGTGATCGGAAAGACAGAATATGAGACGCCAAAACACCTGACGGTCGAGCCGGTTCCCTGGTGGAAGATGGCGGCCATGCGTGTTGTGGGACTTTTGATGCAGGGGGTAAGAGGGCTGGTGTAA
- a CDS encoding TAXI family TRAP transporter solute-binding subunit codes for MKLKRIAAVVLAAAMFSSLTACSGGDSGTATTAGSTTAAAGTEAAGSDEGGSSPQIDRGSEFVTVATGPTSGIYYPIGGAFATALGTAGYKTSAQATGASVENINLILNNEAELAIAMQDSVMQAYEGFGAFETAEPDLRAMMRLWPNYVQLVTVEGTGIKSVEDLKGKRVGVGAPNSGVELNARMIYEAYGMTYEDSQVDYLSYGEAIDQMKNGQCDAAFVTSGLPNATVSELAFSYDMVIVPIDGEGRDNLIEKYPFFAASVIPADTYNNEEDVESVFVYNIMLVNKNLSDDMVYDMMDIIHSDEGMSNIKASHNTADQNIDISFGVEDVKIPLHDGAAKWWKDHGYETPQN; via the coding sequence ATGAAATTGAAGAGAATCGCAGCAGTCGTTCTTGCAGCAGCAATGTTCAGCTCGCTTACCGCATGCTCAGGCGGAGACAGCGGGACAGCCACAACGGCAGGAAGCACCACCGCAGCAGCCGGAACTGAGGCGGCCGGATCCGACGAGGGAGGCAGCTCCCCGCAGATCGACCGCGGTTCCGAGTTCGTCACCGTGGCAACCGGCCCTACCAGCGGCATCTATTATCCCATCGGCGGCGCTTTTGCGACGGCTCTCGGGACGGCCGGATACAAAACGTCAGCCCAGGCCACAGGTGCTTCTGTTGAGAATATCAACCTGATTTTGAATAACGAAGCAGAGCTTGCCATCGCCATGCAGGACTCTGTGATGCAGGCTTATGAAGGCTTCGGAGCTTTTGAGACGGCAGAACCGGATCTCAGGGCCATGATGAGGCTCTGGCCCAACTATGTACAGCTTGTAACCGTGGAAGGCACGGGAATCAAGAGCGTTGAAGATCTGAAGGGAAAGAGAGTCGGCGTCGGCGCCCCCAACTCCGGCGTGGAGTTAAATGCCAGGATGATCTATGAAGCATACGGCATGACCTACGAGGACAGCCAGGTGGATTACTTATCCTACGGCGAGGCCATCGACCAGATGAAGAACGGCCAGTGCGACGCAGCGTTTGTTACCTCCGGCCTTCCCAATGCAACGGTTTCCGAGCTGGCCTTCAGCTATGATATGGTAATCGTTCCCATCGACGGCGAAGGACGCGACAACCTGATTGAGAAATATCCGTTCTTTGCGGCCAGCGTGATTCCGGCCGACACCTACAACAATGAAGAAGATGTGGAAAGCGTATTCGTTTACAACATCATGCTGGTAAATAAGAACCTGTCCGACGACATGGTTTACGACATGATGGACATCATCCATTCTGACGAGGGCATGTCCAACATTAAGGCGTCCCATAATACGGCAGACCAGAACATCGACATTTCCTTCGGAGTTGAAGACGTA